Proteins from one Streptomyces genisteinicus genomic window:
- a CDS encoding glycerol-3-phosphate dehydrogenase/oxidase, producing the protein MTTLQSVPSGTHPASGSVSSFKAASRAETREQLSTATFDLLVIGGGILGISTAWHAAQSGLRVALVDAGDFAGATSSASSKLLHGGLRYLQTGAVKLVAENHFERRAVSRQVAPHLANPLTFYLPVYKGGPHGAAKLGAGVFAYSALSAFGDGVGHLLSPAKAAADVPELRTDNLKAVAVYGDDQMNDARMALMTVRAAVESGATVLNHAEVTGLRFTRGRVTGAELRDRTDGTEFGVDARLVLNATGPWVDHLRRMEDAGAAPSIRLSKGAHLVLKRTSPWKAALATPIDKYRITFALPWEDMLLLGTTDEEFEGDPADVAVTAKDTAQILDEAAFSIRDQQLSPDLITYSFAGLRVLPGGPGDTSKAKRETVVTEGRGGMLSVAGGKWTTFRHIGRTVMNKLAALPGRPLAEDMEPIARLPRKLPLPGIANPNAVAHRLLVDGGTPGPRMAADTARHLATHYGSLAFDIARLAAEDPALAGRVHPDAPEIWAQVAYARDHEWAETADDVLRRRTTLTIRGLATDSVRGRVEEMLGDR; encoded by the coding sequence ATGACCACCCTGCAGAGCGTCCCCTCCGGGACGCACCCGGCCTCCGGCTCCGTGTCCTCCTTCAAGGCCGCGAGCCGCGCCGAGACCCGGGAGCAGCTCTCCACGGCGACGTTCGACCTCCTGGTGATCGGCGGCGGCATCCTGGGCATCTCCACCGCCTGGCATGCGGCGCAGTCCGGGCTGCGGGTGGCCCTGGTGGACGCCGGCGACTTCGCCGGCGCCACCTCCTCCGCCTCCTCCAAGCTCCTCCACGGCGGTCTGCGCTACCTCCAGACCGGCGCGGTGAAGCTGGTCGCGGAGAACCACTTCGAGCGGCGGGCGGTCTCCCGCCAGGTGGCCCCCCACCTGGCGAACCCGCTCACCTTCTACCTGCCCGTCTACAAGGGCGGGCCGCACGGCGCGGCGAAGCTCGGCGCGGGCGTCTTCGCCTACTCCGCGCTCTCCGCGTTCGGCGACGGCGTGGGCCACCTGCTCAGCCCGGCGAAGGCCGCGGCCGACGTGCCGGAGCTGCGCACCGACAACCTCAAGGCCGTGGCGGTGTACGGCGACGACCAGATGAACGACGCACGGATGGCGCTGATGACCGTCCGCGCGGCCGTCGAGTCGGGCGCCACCGTGCTCAACCACGCCGAGGTGACCGGGCTGCGCTTCACCCGGGGCCGGGTCACCGGAGCGGAGCTGAGGGACCGGACGGACGGCACCGAGTTCGGCGTCGACGCCCGGCTCGTGCTCAACGCGACCGGCCCCTGGGTCGACCACCTGCGCCGGATGGAGGACGCGGGCGCCGCGCCCTCGATCCGGCTGTCCAAGGGGGCCCACCTGGTCCTGAAGCGCACCTCGCCGTGGAAGGCCGCACTGGCCACCCCGATCGACAAGTACCGCATCACCTTCGCCCTCCCCTGGGAGGACATGCTGCTCCTCGGCACCACGGACGAGGAGTTCGAGGGGGACCCGGCGGATGTCGCGGTGACCGCGAAGGACACCGCGCAGATCCTCGACGAGGCCGCGTTCTCCATCCGGGACCAGCAGCTGTCGCCCGATCTGATCACCTACTCCTTCGCGGGACTGCGGGTGCTGCCGGGCGGCCCCGGCGACACCTCCAAGGCCAAGCGCGAGACGGTCGTCACGGAGGGTCGGGGCGGCATGCTGTCGGTCGCCGGCGGCAAGTGGACGACCTTCCGCCACATCGGCCGCACCGTGATGAACAAGCTGGCGGCGCTGCCGGGCCGGCCGCTCGCGGAGGACATGGAGCCCATCGCCCGGCTGCCGAGGAAGCTCCCGCTGCCCGGGATCGCGAACCCGAACGCGGTGGCCCACCGGCTCCTCGTCGACGGCGGCACCCCCGGCCCCCGGATGGCGGCGGACACGGCACGCCACCTCGCGACCCACTACGGCTCGCTGGCGTTCGACATAGCCCGGCTGGCGGCCGAGGACCCGGCGCTCGCCGGGCGGGTGCACCCCGACGCGCCGGAGATCTGGGCGCAGGTCGCGTACGCGCGGGACCACGAGTGGGCCGAGACGGCCGACGACGTGCTGCGCCGCCGCACGACGCTGACGATCCGCGGTCTGGCGACGGACTCCGTCCGCGGCCGGGTCGAGGAGATGCTCGGCGACCGCTGA
- the corA gene encoding magnesium/cobalt transporter CorA: protein MLAVIVDCAIYRDGRRTEGPSDFSDALGEARASGDSFLWIGLHEPTEDEFAHVSEEFGLHPLAVEDALKAHQRPKLEVYDDSLFVVLKPVAYEPRSDTVTAGELMVFIGDSFVVTVRHGVGAPLHDVRQRLEAEPAVLRHGPTSVLYAISDAVVDHYIEVAAELQVDLEELETEVFEPGARDTRNMAARIYTFKRQVLEFRRAAGPLAGPMARLTGTGVPFVHEHSQPFFRDVSDHLTRANEQVEGLDRLVSDILAAHLAQTGVRQNDDMRKISAWAAMAAVPTMVAGVYGMNFEHMPELRWAWAYPAVVLLMAGAVVGLYRLFKHRGWL from the coding sequence ATGCTGGCCGTGATCGTGGACTGCGCCATCTACCGGGACGGACGCCGCACCGAGGGCCCGTCGGACTTCTCCGATGCCCTGGGGGAGGCCCGGGCCTCGGGCGACTCGTTCCTCTGGATCGGGCTGCACGAGCCGACCGAGGACGAGTTCGCGCACGTCTCGGAGGAGTTCGGGCTGCACCCCCTCGCGGTCGAGGACGCCCTGAAGGCGCACCAGCGGCCCAAGCTGGAGGTCTACGACGACTCGCTCTTCGTGGTGCTCAAGCCGGTGGCCTACGAACCCCGCAGCGACACGGTCACGGCCGGCGAACTGATGGTCTTCATAGGGGACTCGTTCGTCGTGACCGTCCGCCACGGCGTGGGGGCCCCGCTGCACGACGTGCGCCAGCGCCTGGAGGCGGAACCCGCGGTGCTGCGCCACGGCCCGACGTCCGTGCTGTACGCGATCAGCGACGCCGTGGTCGACCACTACATCGAGGTCGCCGCCGAACTCCAGGTGGACCTGGAGGAGCTGGAGACGGAGGTCTTCGAGCCGGGGGCGCGGGACACCAGGAACATGGCAGCGCGGATCTACACCTTCAAGCGCCAGGTGCTGGAGTTCCGCCGGGCGGCCGGTCCGCTGGCGGGCCCGATGGCCCGCCTCACCGGGACCGGCGTGCCCTTCGTGCACGAGCACTCGCAGCCGTTCTTCCGGGACGTGAGCGACCATCTGACCCGGGCGAACGAGCAGGTGGAGGGCCTGGACCGGCTGGTCTCCGACATCCTCGCCGCCCATCTCGCCCAGACCGGCGTGCGGCAGAACGACGACATGCGCAAGATCTCCGCCTGGGCGGCGATGGCGGCCGTGCCGACCATGGTCGCGGGCGTGTACGGGATGAACTTCGAGCACATGCCGGAGCTGCGGTGGGCGTGGGCCTATCCGGCGGTGGTGCTGCTGATGGCCGGTGCCGTGGTCGGGCTGTACCGGCTGTTCAAGCACCGCGGCTGGCTCTGA
- a CDS encoding histidine phosphatase family protein translates to MATLILVRHGRSTANTEGVLAGWTPGVHLDERGREQAAALPGRLARVPLAAVVSSPLERCRETLAPLLEARPGLALETDDRIGECHYGDWSGRPLAELAREPLMEVVQQHPSAAAFPGGESMRAMQARAVDAVRDWNDRVTRDHGERAVYLMCSHGDIIKSLVAEALGMHFDMFQRVHVEPCSVTAIRWTRTRPFLLRLGDTGDLGSLAPPEPDEESRTEDRGQGVVGGGAGAP, encoded by the coding sequence ATGGCCACGCTGATCCTCGTACGGCACGGACGTTCCACCGCCAACACCGAGGGGGTGCTCGCCGGGTGGACCCCCGGTGTCCACCTCGACGAGCGGGGGCGCGAGCAGGCCGCCGCGCTGCCCGGCCGGCTCGCGCGGGTCCCCCTCGCGGCGGTCGTCAGCAGCCCGCTGGAGCGCTGCCGCGAGACCCTGGCGCCGCTGCTGGAGGCCCGCCCCGGCCTGGCGCTGGAGACGGACGACCGCATCGGCGAGTGCCACTACGGCGACTGGTCGGGGCGGCCGCTGGCCGAACTCGCCCGGGAACCGCTGATGGAGGTCGTCCAGCAGCACCCGTCGGCGGCCGCCTTCCCCGGCGGCGAGTCGATGCGGGCGATGCAGGCACGGGCCGTCGACGCCGTCCGCGACTGGAACGACCGCGTGACGCGCGACCACGGCGAGCGCGCGGTCTACCTGATGTGCTCGCACGGGGACATCATCAAGTCCCTGGTCGCCGAGGCCCTCGGCATGCACTTCGACATGTTCCAGCGCGTCCACGTCGAGCCGTGCTCGGTGACCGCGATCCGCTGGACGCGCACCCGCCCCTTCCTGCTGCGGCTCGGCGACACCGGCGACCTCGGCTCGCTCGCGCCGCCCGAGCCGGACGAGGAGAGCCGGACGGAGGACCGCGGTCAGGGAGTCGTCGGAGGTGGCGCGGGCGCACCGTGA
- a CDS encoding DUF3090 domain-containing protein, with amino-acid sequence MSRQVFLYDPPERFVAGTVGLPGRRTFFLQASAAGRVTSVALEKTQVAALAERIDELLDEVVRRTGGNAPVPAVAPTEVADTAPLDNPVEEEFRVGTMALAWDGDEQRMIVEAQALVELDADSEEDLAEAEERLLQDEENGPPMLRVRLTGAQARAFAKRALDVVNAGRPPCPLCSLPLDPEGHVCPRQNGYRRGA; translated from the coding sequence GTGTCCCGTCAGGTGTTCCTCTACGACCCGCCGGAACGTTTCGTGGCCGGCACGGTCGGATTGCCTGGACGCCGTACGTTCTTCCTGCAGGCGTCCGCCGCAGGGCGCGTCACCAGCGTCGCTCTGGAGAAGACCCAGGTCGCCGCGCTCGCCGAACGGATCGACGAACTCCTCGACGAGGTGGTGCGCCGCACCGGCGGCAACGCGCCCGTCCCGGCCGTCGCGCCGACCGAGGTCGCGGACACCGCACCCCTCGACAACCCGGTCGAGGAGGAGTTCCGGGTCGGCACCATGGCACTCGCCTGGGACGGTGACGAACAGCGCATGATCGTCGAGGCGCAGGCGCTCGTCGAACTCGACGCGGACTCCGAGGAGGACCTCGCCGAGGCCGAGGAACGGCTGCTCCAGGACGAGGAGAACGGCCCGCCGATGCTGCGCGTGCGGCTCACCGGCGCCCAGGCCAGGGCGTTCGCCAAACGGGCCCTCGACGTGGTGAACGCCGGCCGCCCGCCGTGCCCGCTGTGCAGCCTGCCGCTCGATCCGGAAGGACACGTATGCCCGCGCCAGAACGGATACCGACGGGGGGCGTGA
- a CDS encoding PAC2 family protein: protein MIELEGVPELIDPVMVAAFEGWNDAGDAASTAVAHLDREWKGEVFAALDAEDYYDFQVNRPTVWLDGGVRKITWPTTRLSVVRIGGDKPRDLVLVRGIEPSMRWRSFCNEILGFAHELGVEMVVILGALLGDTPHTRPVPVSGITSDPELARTMDLEETRYEGPTGIVGILQEACTHAGVPAVSLWAAVPHYVSQPPNPKATLALLNRLEDLIGLRIPLGELPEDARAWQLGVDQLAAEDSEVAEYVQTLEEARDTAELPEASGEAIAREFERYLRRRDGSGPGGHATDGGDGGSYLRDTASGRTRPPMPPRSERDAEGERGDGDEPSPEARTAADAQPEAGPDTTPDAQQEARPDTTPDGQPDTGGGADRDDGTRPGTGRGTGRDGDPDTADGSSED, encoded by the coding sequence GTGATCGAGCTCGAGGGGGTACCCGAGCTGATCGACCCGGTCATGGTGGCCGCGTTCGAGGGCTGGAACGACGCCGGCGACGCCGCCTCCACCGCGGTCGCACACCTCGACCGGGAATGGAAGGGGGAGGTGTTCGCTGCTCTCGACGCCGAGGACTACTACGACTTCCAGGTCAACCGGCCGACGGTGTGGCTGGACGGCGGCGTGCGGAAGATCACCTGGCCGACGACCCGGCTGTCCGTGGTGCGCATCGGCGGTGACAAGCCGCGCGACCTGGTCCTGGTGCGGGGCATCGAACCCTCCATGCGCTGGCGTTCGTTCTGCAACGAGATCCTGGGCTTCGCCCACGAGCTGGGGGTCGAGATGGTGGTGATCCTCGGTGCCCTGCTCGGCGACACCCCGCACACCAGACCGGTCCCGGTCAGCGGGATCACCTCGGATCCGGAGCTCGCCCGCACGATGGACCTGGAGGAGACCCGCTACGAGGGCCCGACCGGCATCGTCGGCATCCTCCAGGAGGCCTGCACCCACGCCGGGGTCCCCGCGGTGAGCCTGTGGGCCGCGGTCCCGCACTACGTCTCCCAGCCGCCCAACCCGAAGGCGACGCTGGCCCTGCTCAACCGGCTCGAGGACCTGATCGGCCTGCGCATCCCGCTCGGCGAACTGCCGGAGGACGCGCGCGCCTGGCAGCTGGGCGTGGACCAACTGGCCGCCGAGGACAGCGAGGTCGCCGAGTACGTGCAGACCCTGGAGGAGGCGCGGGACACCGCCGAGCTGCCCGAGGCCTCGGGAGAGGCCATCGCCCGCGAGTTCGAGCGGTACCTGCGCCGGCGCGACGGCTCGGGTCCCGGCGGTCACGCGACCGACGGCGGCGACGGCGGCTCGTACCTGCGGGACACGGCGAGCGGCCGGACGCGTCCGCCGATGCCGCCCCGGTCCGAGCGCGACGCGGAGGGCGAACGCGGCGACGGCGACGAGCCGTCCCCGGAGGCCCGGACGGCGGCGGACGCACAACCGGAGGCCGGGCCGGACACGACGCCGGACGCACAGCAGGAGGCGCGGCCGGACACGACGCCGGACGGGCAGCCGGACACCGGCGGCGGCGCGGACCGCGACGACGGCACCCGGCCGGGCACGGGCCGCGGCACCGGGCGGGACGGCGACCCGGACACGGCGGACGGGTCCTCCGAGGACTGA
- the mshC gene encoding cysteine--1-D-myo-inosityl 2-amino-2-deoxy-alpha-D-glucopyranoside ligase, which produces MHAWPASEVPALPGKGRDLRIHDTATGGPVTLDPGPVARIYVCGITPYDATHIGHAATYNAFDLVQRVWLDTKRQVHYVQNVTDVDDPLLERAIRDGHDWTALAERETALFREDMTALRMLPPRHYIGAVEAIPGIVPLVERLRDAGAAYELEGDVYFSVESDPHFGEVSHLDAEAMRLLSAERGGDPERPGKKNPLDPMLWMAAREGEPSWDGASLGRGRPGWHIECVAIALDHLGMGFDVQGGGSDLVFPHHEMGASHAHALTGEHPFAKAYVHAGMVALDGEKMSKSRGNLVFVSALRKDGVDPAAIRLALLAHHYRADWEWTDDVLREAVERLGRWRAAVSRPDGPSADALVDEIRAALADDLDAPAALAAVDRWAALQGAQGGSDDGAPGVVSRTVDALLGVAL; this is translated from the coding sequence ATGCATGCCTGGCCCGCTTCCGAGGTCCCCGCCCTGCCCGGCAAGGGCCGCGACCTCAGGATCCACGACACCGCGACCGGTGGTCCCGTGACCCTCGACCCCGGTCCCGTCGCCCGTATCTACGTCTGCGGCATCACCCCGTACGACGCGACCCACATCGGTCACGCGGCGACCTACAACGCGTTCGACCTCGTACAGCGCGTGTGGCTCGACACCAAGCGGCAGGTCCACTACGTCCAGAACGTGACGGACGTCGACGATCCGCTGCTGGAACGCGCGATCCGCGACGGTCACGACTGGACCGCCCTCGCCGAGCGCGAGACCGCGCTCTTCCGCGAGGACATGACCGCCCTGCGGATGCTCCCGCCGCGCCACTACATCGGCGCCGTGGAGGCGATACCCGGCATCGTGCCGCTCGTGGAGCGGCTGCGGGACGCCGGCGCCGCCTACGAGCTCGAGGGCGACGTCTACTTCTCGGTGGAGTCCGACCCGCACTTCGGCGAGGTCTCCCACCTGGACGCCGAGGCCATGCGGCTGCTCTCCGCCGAACGCGGCGGCGACCCCGAGCGGCCCGGCAAGAAGAACCCGCTGGACCCCATGCTCTGGATGGCCGCCCGTGAGGGCGAGCCCAGCTGGGACGGCGCGAGCCTCGGCAGGGGCCGCCCCGGCTGGCACATCGAGTGCGTCGCCATCGCGCTCGACCACCTCGGCATGGGCTTCGACGTCCAGGGCGGCGGCTCGGACCTCGTCTTCCCCCACCACGAGATGGGGGCCTCCCACGCCCACGCCCTGACCGGCGAGCACCCCTTCGCCAAGGCGTACGTGCACGCGGGCATGGTGGCGCTCGACGGCGAGAAGATGTCCAAGTCCCGGGGCAACCTGGTCTTCGTCTCCGCCCTGCGCAAGGACGGCGTCGACCCCGCCGCCATCCGGCTGGCCCTCCTCGCCCACCACTACCGGGCCGACTGGGAGTGGACCGACGACGTGCTCCGGGAGGCCGTGGAACGTCTCGGCCGCTGGCGCGCCGCCGTGTCCCGGCCCGACGGGCCCTCCGCCGACGCCCTGGTCGATGAGATCCGCGCGGCCCTCGCCGACGACCTGGACGCCCCCGCCGCCCTCGCCGCGGTCGACCGCTGGGCCGCGCTCCAGGGCGCGCAGGGCGGAAGCGACGACGGCGCGCCCGGAGTCGTGTCCCGGACCGTGGACGCGCTGCTGGGCGTGGCGCTCTGA
- a CDS encoding LLM class F420-dependent oxidoreductase, producing MRLGINLGYWGAGMDGDNLAVAQEADRLGYDVCWAAEAYGSDAPTVLSWVAAQTERIDVGSAILQIPARQPAMTAMTAATLDSLSGGRFRLGLGVSGPQVSEGWYGVKFDKPLARTREYVEIVRKAMTRERLSYEGEHWTLPLPDGPGKPIKLTVHPQREHIPLYIAAIGPKNLEQTGEIADGALLIFPSADHLEETAIRHIRAGREKAGLTMDGFDVCPTLPLAVGDDVAGLADMFRPYTALYVGGMGSRKQNFYNQLAQRMGYEKEAAEIQDKYLAGDKAGAAAAVPHQLIDQTALLGPVARIADRMTAYANAGVTTLTLAPAGFTLDERLAALRAGTEAMELAGLA from the coding sequence ATGCGGCTCGGCATCAACCTCGGTTACTGGGGTGCGGGGATGGACGGCGACAACCTCGCCGTCGCGCAGGAGGCGGACAGGCTCGGCTACGACGTGTGCTGGGCCGCGGAGGCGTACGGCTCCGACGCGCCCACCGTGCTCAGCTGGGTCGCCGCCCAGACCGAGCGGATCGACGTCGGCTCCGCGATCCTCCAGATCCCGGCGCGCCAGCCCGCGATGACGGCGATGACGGCGGCCACCCTGGACTCGCTGTCGGGCGGCCGTTTCCGCCTGGGCCTCGGCGTGTCCGGCCCCCAGGTCTCCGAGGGCTGGTACGGCGTCAAGTTCGACAAGCCGCTCGCCCGCACCCGCGAGTACGTGGAGATCGTCCGCAAGGCGATGACCCGCGAGCGCCTGTCCTACGAGGGCGAGCACTGGACGCTGCCGCTGCCGGACGGCCCCGGCAAGCCGATCAAGCTCACCGTGCACCCGCAGCGCGAGCACATCCCCCTCTACATCGCGGCCATCGGGCCGAAGAACCTCGAACAGACCGGTGAGATCGCCGACGGCGCCCTGCTGATCTTCCCCTCCGCCGACCACCTGGAGGAGACCGCGATCCGGCACATCCGCGCGGGCCGCGAGAAGGCGGGCCTCACGATGGACGGCTTCGACGTGTGTCCGACCCTGCCGCTGGCCGTCGGCGACGACGTCGCGGGGCTCGCCGACATGTTCCGCCCCTACACCGCGCTCTACGTGGGCGGCATGGGCAGCCGCAAGCAGAACTTCTACAACCAGCTCGCCCAGCGCATGGGCTACGAGAAGGAGGCCGCCGAGATCCAGGACAAGTACCTGGCCGGCGACAAGGCGGGCGCCGCCGCGGCCGTCCCGCACCAGCTGATCGACCAGACGGCGCTGCTCGGGCCGGTGGCCCGCATCGCCGACCGGATGACGGCGTACGCGAACGCCGGGGTCACGACCCTCACCCTCGCCCCGGCCGGCTTCACCCTCGACGAGCGCCTCGCGGCCCTGCGCGCCGGCACCGAGGCGATGGAGCTCGCGGGCCTCGCCTGA
- a CDS encoding FadR/GntR family transcriptional regulator translates to MAVTDEAIEKIKGMIVSGTLRPGDRLPRESELAAELGLSRNSLREAVRALALIRILDVRQGDGTYVTSLDPQLLLEALSFVVDFHRDDTVLEFLVVRRILEPAATAMAASRIGEEELDALAAQLDALGPEPSVEELVAADLEFHRGIVGACGNSVLCSLLDGLSGPTTRARVWRGLTQEDAVSRTLQEHRAILAALRDRDAEAARAWATVHVASVEQWLRTTL, encoded by the coding sequence GTGGCTGTCACCGACGAGGCCATCGAGAAGATCAAGGGAATGATCGTCTCGGGCACACTGCGCCCCGGCGACCGGCTGCCCAGGGAGAGCGAGCTCGCCGCGGAGCTGGGGCTCTCCCGCAACTCGCTGCGGGAGGCCGTGCGGGCGCTGGCGCTCATCCGCATCCTCGACGTCCGCCAGGGCGACGGCACCTACGTCACCAGCCTCGACCCGCAACTGCTGCTGGAGGCGCTGAGCTTCGTGGTGGACTTCCACCGCGACGACACCGTGCTGGAGTTCCTGGTGGTCCGACGCATCCTGGAGCCGGCGGCCACGGCGATGGCCGCGTCGCGCATCGGCGAGGAGGAACTGGACGCACTGGCGGCCCAGTTGGACGCGCTGGGCCCCGAGCCCTCCGTCGAGGAACTGGTCGCGGCGGACCTGGAGTTCCACCGGGGCATCGTGGGGGCCTGCGGCAACTCCGTGCTGTGCTCGCTCCTCGACGGGCTGTCGGGCCCCACCACCCGGGCCCGCGTATGGCGCGGGCTGACCCAGGAGGACGCCGTGAGCCGCACCCTCCAGGAGCACCGGGCGATCCTCGCCGCCCTGCGCGACCGGGACGCCGAGGCGGCCCGCGCCTGGGCGACGGTGCACGTGGCCAGCGTGGAGCAGTGGCTGCGGACCACGCTCTAG
- a CDS encoding ferritin-like domain-containing protein: protein MLSARSLFQEIIDSDDSYQLFCSIAASGEAQGGWENARIAALVPEGMRDLAPRITRHGADEDKHGRIFNGLLRKRHLDPVPVPPETDYTMLLEREGIGLAHDKLRGDVPLTEEDIVVYLSHSRVTEQRAADQMEMLVTYFGDHPEVGNAIRQISGDEDNHLAYCHEELLRLAAEGHGRTIQRVLRESALAEIKVYRDVSLAVMSHMGRLLHWPRAKSAVLAAGIHAMYAYERFGGWHRMVSLTMPERRGALDGPPTPAPAL, encoded by the coding sequence ATGCTCTCGGCACGCAGCCTGTTCCAGGAGATCATCGACAGCGACGACAGCTATCAGCTGTTCTGCTCCATCGCGGCCAGCGGCGAGGCACAGGGCGGCTGGGAGAACGCCCGCATCGCCGCCCTCGTTCCCGAGGGCATGCGAGATCTCGCCCCCAGGATCACCCGGCACGGCGCCGACGAGGACAAGCACGGGCGGATCTTCAACGGCCTGCTGCGCAAGCGGCACCTCGACCCCGTCCCGGTCCCGCCGGAGACCGACTACACGATGCTGCTCGAACGCGAGGGCATCGGCCTCGCGCACGACAAGCTGCGCGGCGACGTGCCCCTCACCGAGGAGGACATCGTCGTCTACCTGTCGCACAGCCGGGTCACCGAGCAGCGGGCCGCCGACCAGATGGAGATGCTGGTCACCTACTTCGGCGATCACCCCGAGGTCGGCAACGCGATCCGGCAGATCTCCGGCGACGAGGACAACCACCTCGCGTACTGCCACGAGGAGCTGCTCCGGCTCGCCGCCGAGGGGCACGGCCGCACCATCCAGCGGGTGCTGCGCGAGAGCGCCCTCGCCGAGATCAAGGTCTACCGCGACGTCAGCCTCGCCGTGATGAGCCACATGGGACGCCTGCTGCACTGGCCCAGGGCCAAGTCCGCCGTGCTCGCCGCGGGCATCCACGCGATGTACGCGTACGAGCGGTTCGGCGGCTGGCACCGGATGGTCTCGCTGACCATGCCCGAGCGCCGCGGCGCGCTCGACGGACCGCCCACCCCCGCGCCCGCGCTCTGA
- a CDS encoding SCO1664 family protein — MPAPERIPTGGVSTADALVLLTEGELTVRGRVREASNAVLYCAVSLDGAEATCVYKPVAGERPLWDFPDGTLAQREVAAYELSEATGWGLVPPTVLREGPYGRGMVQLWVEADPGAELLALVDGPEAGDGWKAVGLADVGEGRTALLVHADDPRLRRLAVLDAVINNGDRKGGHLLPTADGALRAIDHGVTFHTDDKLRTLLWGWAGEPLTGEATEALAAVDGGLAEGAPLATRLAELITAAEIGALRARVGALLASGTHPVPSGEWPAIPWPPV, encoded by the coding sequence ATGCCCGCGCCAGAACGGATACCGACGGGGGGCGTGAGCACGGCCGACGCGCTCGTCCTGCTCACCGAGGGCGAGCTGACCGTGCGGGGCCGGGTCCGTGAGGCGTCCAACGCGGTGCTGTACTGCGCCGTCTCCCTCGACGGCGCAGAGGCCACTTGCGTCTACAAACCCGTTGCCGGCGAACGCCCGCTGTGGGACTTCCCCGACGGCACCCTCGCCCAGCGCGAGGTGGCCGCCTACGAACTCTCCGAGGCGACCGGGTGGGGCCTGGTGCCGCCCACGGTGCTGCGCGAGGGCCCCTACGGCCGGGGCATGGTGCAGCTGTGGGTCGAGGCGGACCCCGGGGCCGAACTGCTCGCCCTCGTCGACGGGCCCGAGGCGGGCGACGGCTGGAAGGCGGTCGGCCTCGCCGACGTGGGGGAGGGCCGCACGGCGCTGCTCGTCCACGCCGACGACCCGCGCCTGCGCCGCCTCGCCGTGCTCGACGCGGTGATCAACAACGGCGACCGCAAGGGCGGCCATCTGCTGCCCACGGCGGACGGCGCGCTCCGCGCGATCGACCACGGTGTCACCTTCCACACCGACGACAAGCTGCGCACCCTGCTGTGGGGGTGGGCGGGGGAACCGCTGACCGGCGAGGCGACCGAGGCGCTGGCCGCGGTCGACGGCGGGCTCGCCGAGGGGGCGCCGCTCGCCACCCGTCTGGCCGAACTGATCACGGCCGCCGAGATCGGCGCGCTGCGGGCCAGGGTCGGGGCGCTGCTCGCGTCGGGCACCCACCCGGTGCCGTCCGGGGAGTGGCCCGCCATCCCCTGGCCGCCGGTCTGA